The following are from one region of the Salvia hispanica cultivar TCC Black 2014 chromosome 1, UniMelb_Shisp_WGS_1.0, whole genome shotgun sequence genome:
- the LOC125192950 gene encoding phragmoplastin interacting protein 1-like, whose amino-acid sequence MLVGGLKRKKRDVSETSENVEKKQKDESEASVKVKKKSNKKKKRPRQWWMIKKRKNEDKKNEEAEDGAVKEEVNHNENGSTTEKIVANPDVSIDNDRINLESSQKVYVGGIPYYSNEDDIRSYFEGCGTITFIDCMTFPDTGKFRGIAFITFKTEAAAKRALALDGSDMGGFFLKIQPFKPTKENKLPNFAPSVEEGYNRIYVGNLAWDITEDDLKNTLVGCAIKSIRFGQDKETGEFKGYAHVDFDDSLSLKTALNLDQTVVCGRPIKISCAVKKGTAFESKPIRKDNQVENGKGVAAASLKAPPKDYQVNAVAAAASLKVPPEDYQVDHYNTSSVTTDVGSKIRRRTCYECGEKGHLSSACPKIQAAAPTNPGTQPLLPAAASLTVPPEDYQVDHYNTSSVTTDVSSKIRRRTCYECGEKGHLSSVCPKIQAAAPTNPGTQPQLPAAASLKVPQEDYQVDYYNTSVEVEKQVTSSVTADVSSKIRRRTCYECGEKGHLSSACPKIQAATPTNPGTQLLVPAAASLKVPQENYQVNHYNASVEVEKQVPSSVSAAMSSKIRRRTCYECGEKGHLSSDCPKVQAAGPTTPGTA is encoded by the exons ATGTTGGTTGGTGGCTTG aaaaggaagaagagagaTGTAAGTGAGACATCAGAGAATGTGGAGAAGAAGCAGAAAGATGAAAGTGAGGCTtcagttaaagtgaagaagaaaagcaacaagaagaagaagaggccACGACAGTGGTGGATgataaagaagagaaagaatgaagataaaaaaaatgaggagGCAGAAGATGGGGCAGTCAAGGAAGAAGTTAACCACAATGAAAATGGATCCACTACGGAGAAAATTGTGGCAAATCCTGATGTGAGCATTGATAATGATAG AATTAATTTAGAGAGTTCTCAAAAAGTGTACGTTGGAGGCATTCCATACTACTCCAATGAGGATGATATTAGAAGTTACTTTGAAGGTTGTGGAACCATTACTTTCATTGATTGTATGACATTTCCTGACACTGGGAAGTTCCGAGGAATAGCATTTATCACTTTCAAG ACCGAAGCTGCAGCTAAGAGAGCATTGGCACTTGATGGTTCCGACAT GGGTGGATTTTTCCTTAAAATCCAGCCTTTCAAGCCAACTAAAGAAAACAAGTTGCCCAATTTTGCACCATCTGTTGAGGAGGGCTACAATAGGATATATGTGGGTAATCTGGCATGGGATATAACCGAGGATGATTTGAAAAATACTCTTGTTGGCTGCGCAATTAAATCTATTCGGTTTGGTCAAGATAAAGAGACGGGGGAGTTCAAGGGATATGCCCATGTCGATTTCGATGACAGCCTCTCTCTAAAAACAGCTTTGAACTTGGATCAAACCGTAGTCTGTGGGAGGCCTATTAAAATAAGCTGTGCCGTGAAGAAAGGTACTGCTTTTGAGTCGAAACCAATTCGAAAAGATAATCAAGTCGAGAATGGCAAGGGGGTCGCTGCTGCCAGTTTGAAGGCTCCACCTAAAGACTATCAAGTCAATGCGGTAGCTGCTGCTGCCAGTTTAAAGGTGCCACCAGAAGACTATCAAGTCGACCATTATAATACTAGCAGTGTCACAACTGATGTTGGTTCAAAGATACGGAGGCGAACATGTTACGAATGTGGAGAAAAAGGTCATCTTTCATCAGCTTGCCCGAAGATACAAGCTGCTGCTCCTACAAATCCAGGTACACAACCGCTGTTACCTGCTGCTGCCAGTTTAACGGTGCCACCAGAAGACTATCAAGTCGACCATTATAATACTAGCAGTGTGACAACTGATGTTAGTTCAAAGATACGGAGGCGAACATGTTACGAATGTGGAGAAAAAGGCCATCTTTCATCTGTTTGCCCGAAGATACAAGCTGCTGCTCCTACAAATCCAGGTACACAACCGCAGTTACCTGCTGCTGCCAGTTTAAAGGTGCCACAAGAAGACTATCAAGTCGACTATTATAATACTAGTGTAGAAGTTGAAAAGCAAGTTACAAGCAGTGTCACAGCTGATGTTAGTTCAAAGATACGGAGGAGAACATGTTACGAATGTGGAGAAAAAGGGCATCTTTCATCAGCTTGCCCGAAGATACAAGCTGCTACTCCTACAAATCCAGGTACACAACTGCTGGTACCTGCTGCTGCCAGTTTGAAGGTGCCACAAGAGAACTATCAAGTCAACCATTATAATGCTAGTGTAGAAGTTGAAAAGCAAGTTCCTAGCAGTGTCTCGGCCGCTATGAGTTCAAAGATACGGAGGCGAACATGTTACGAATGTGGAGAAAAGGGCCATCTTTCATCGGATTGCCCGAAGGTACAAGCTGCTGGTCCTACAACTCCAGGTACAGCATAG